In Streptomyces canus, one DNA window encodes the following:
- a CDS encoding glycoside hydrolase family 2 TIM barrel-domain containing protein, which yields MSFRTTSAFDYVEDVSPGSGALPPRAWYASSDAKALPLDGAWRFRLSATADAEDDSFAEEGYDADGWAEVTVPGHWVLQGDGAFGLPIYTNHLYPFPVDPPHVPTENPTGDHLRVFDLPEDWPADGDAVIRFDGVESCARVWLNGTDIGEFKGSRLAHEFAVGHLLKPKGNVLAVRVHQWSAGSYLEDQDQWWLPGIFREVTLLHRPAGAVLDFFVHASYDHLTGEGTLRVDSDVDGRVLVPALDIDVATGEAATTLVAPWSAESPRLYDGELVTEGERVPLRIGFRTVVLDDGLIKVNGKAVLFKGVNRHEWHPEKGRTLDLETMREDVLLMKRHNINAVRTSHYPPHPAFLDLCDEYGLWVIDECDLETHGFTEQDWRDNPVDDDRWTPALLDRAARMVERDKNHPSIVFWSLGNEAGTGRGLTAMAEWIHGRDSSRLVHYEGDWNCRDTDVYSRMYANHAEVEQIGKELDGGTHKRRALPFIQCEYGHAMGNGPGGIADYQELFEKYDRLQGGFIWEWIDHGVKHAELGYAYGGDFGEELHDGNFVCDGLIFPDRTPSPGLIEYKKVIEPVRIDGAQGTVRITNTYDFADLSGLAFEWSYQVDGETVEAGTLSVPALAPGESADLKLPEPPAHEAAEAQWTVRALLASDTVWAPKDHVVAWGQFPASSGVRPSVAPTGRPVRGEKLITLGPGSFDGRTGALKAIGGVAVESPRLDVWRATTDNDEGTEWASGIRYSSLWRTLGLHRMRHRLDSVELGEDALTVRTRVAPAAREVGLAVGYRWTSDGSRLRLTVSVGPEGEWTQPLPRLGIRLGLPEADQVKWFGGGPGEAYPDTRKASMVGRWQASVDELQTPYLRPQENGARADVRWVELGGLRIEGDPEFSFTARRWTTEQLDAAAHLTDLTPGDTVWVNLDHGHHGIGSQSCGPGPLPQYHLRAEPAEFSFVFSVLPR from the coding sequence ATGTCTTTCCGCACGACCAGCGCTTTCGACTACGTCGAGGACGTCTCACCCGGCAGCGGGGCCCTCCCGCCCCGCGCCTGGTACGCCTCCTCCGACGCGAAGGCCCTGCCCCTCGACGGCGCCTGGCGCTTCCGGCTCTCGGCGACCGCCGACGCCGAGGACGACTCCTTCGCCGAGGAGGGATACGACGCCGACGGCTGGGCCGAGGTCACGGTCCCCGGGCACTGGGTCCTCCAGGGAGACGGGGCCTTCGGGCTGCCCATCTACACCAACCACCTCTACCCCTTCCCGGTGGACCCGCCGCACGTTCCGACGGAGAACCCGACCGGCGACCACCTGCGCGTCTTCGACCTGCCGGAGGACTGGCCCGCCGACGGCGACGCGGTCATCCGGTTCGACGGCGTCGAGTCCTGCGCCCGGGTCTGGCTCAACGGCACGGACATCGGTGAGTTCAAGGGCTCCCGCCTCGCGCACGAGTTCGCGGTCGGCCATCTGCTGAAGCCGAAGGGCAACGTCCTCGCGGTCCGGGTGCACCAGTGGTCGGCCGGGTCCTACCTGGAGGACCAGGACCAGTGGTGGCTGCCGGGCATCTTCCGTGAGGTGACCCTGCTGCACCGTCCGGCGGGCGCTGTCCTCGACTTCTTCGTGCACGCCTCCTACGACCACCTCACCGGCGAGGGCACCCTGCGGGTCGACTCCGACGTCGACGGACGGGTGCTCGTGCCTGCCCTCGACATCGATGTCGCCACCGGCGAGGCGGCTACCACCCTGGTGGCGCCGTGGAGCGCCGAGAGCCCCCGGCTCTACGACGGCGAACTGGTCACCGAGGGCGAGCGGGTCCCGCTCAGGATCGGCTTCCGTACGGTCGTCCTCGATGACGGTCTGATCAAGGTCAACGGCAAGGCGGTCCTGTTCAAGGGCGTCAACCGGCACGAGTGGCACCCCGAGAAGGGCCGCACCCTCGACCTGGAGACCATGCGCGAGGACGTGCTGCTGATGAAGCGGCACAACATCAACGCGGTGCGCACCTCGCACTACCCGCCGCACCCGGCCTTCCTGGACCTGTGCGACGAGTACGGCCTGTGGGTCATCGACGAGTGCGACCTGGAGACCCACGGCTTCACCGAGCAGGACTGGCGGGACAACCCCGTCGACGACGACCGCTGGACCCCGGCCCTCCTGGACCGCGCGGCCCGCATGGTCGAGCGGGACAAGAACCACCCCTCGATCGTCTTCTGGTCGCTGGGCAACGAGGCCGGCACCGGCCGCGGCCTGACCGCGATGGCCGAGTGGATCCACGGCCGCGACTCCTCGCGCCTGGTGCACTACGAGGGCGACTGGAACTGCCGGGACACGGACGTGTACTCGCGTATGTACGCGAACCACGCCGAGGTCGAGCAGATCGGCAAGGAGCTCGACGGCGGCACCCACAAGCGCCGCGCACTCCCCTTCATCCAGTGCGAGTACGGCCACGCCATGGGCAACGGCCCCGGTGGCATCGCTGACTACCAGGAGCTGTTCGAGAAGTACGACCGTCTCCAGGGCGGCTTCATCTGGGAGTGGATCGACCACGGCGTCAAGCACGCCGAGCTCGGTTACGCCTACGGCGGTGACTTCGGCGAGGAGCTGCACGACGGCAACTTCGTCTGCGACGGCCTGATCTTCCCGGACCGCACGCCCTCCCCCGGTCTGATCGAGTACAAGAAGGTCATCGAGCCGGTCCGCATCGACGGCGCCCAGGGCACCGTACGGATCACCAACACGTACGACTTCGCGGACCTGTCCGGGCTCGCCTTCGAGTGGTCGTACCAGGTGGACGGCGAGACGGTCGAGGCCGGCACGCTCTCGGTGCCCGCGCTGGCCCCCGGGGAGTCGGCGGACCTGAAGCTGCCGGAGCCGCCCGCGCACGAGGCCGCGGAGGCGCAGTGGACGGTGCGGGCGCTGCTGGCGTCCGACACGGTCTGGGCGCCGAAGGACCACGTCGTCGCGTGGGGCCAGTTCCCGGCCTCCTCAGGGGTACGGCCCTCCGTCGCGCCCACCGGCCGGCCGGTGCGCGGCGAGAAGCTGATCACCCTGGGCCCGGGGTCCTTCGACGGCCGTACCGGCGCCCTCAAGGCGATCGGCGGGGTCGCCGTCGAGAGCCCGCGGCTGGACGTGTGGCGGGCGACGACCGACAACGACGAGGGCACGGAGTGGGCCTCCGGCATCCGCTACAGCTCTCTGTGGCGGACCCTGGGCCTGCACAGGATGCGCCACCGGCTGGACTCGGTGGAACTCGGCGAGGACGCACTGACGGTCCGGACCCGGGTGGCGCCCGCCGCTCGTGAGGTGGGGCTCGCCGTCGGGTACCGCTGGACCTCGGACGGCTCGCGGCTTCGCCTGACGGTGTCCGTCGGCCCCGAGGGCGAATGGACCCAGCCGCTGCCGCGGCTCGGCATCCGGCTCGGACTGCCCGAGGCCGACCAGGTGAAGTGGTTCGGCGGTGGCCCCGGCGAGGCCTACCCGGACACCAGGAAGGCGTCCATGGTCGGGCGCTGGCAGGCGAGCGTGGACGAGCTGCAGACGCCGTATCTGCGCCCGCAGGAGAACGGCGCCCGCGCCGACGTCCGCTGGGTGGAGCTCGGCGGCCTGCGGATCGAGGGCGACCCGGAGTTCTCCTTCACCGCCCGGCGCTGGACGACCGAGCAGCTGGACGCGGCCGCCCACCTCACCGACCTCACCCCCGGTGACACGGTCTGGGTCAACCTCGACCACGGCCACCACGGCATCGGCTCGCAGTCCTGCGGACCGGGCCCGCTGCCGCAGTACCACCTGCGGGCCGAACCGGCGGAGTTCTCGTTCGTCTTCTCGGTCCTCCCCCGGTGA
- a CDS encoding MFS transporter, with protein sequence MTREAGRASLWRDPRFVRCWASSAVSQFGDRVSEVAVPLIAVGLLDASVGQVAWLTALAWAPNLLALVLGAWVDGRPHKRRLLVVTDLVRAVVLLSLPLAYLWDALTLGQLYAVALLTGFAGVVAGCAWMPLFARLVPSSSYVDANSKFSAARSASFIAGPAAGGGLVQALGAPVAVVADAVSFLVSALLLNRVVVDEPAPADRTGAVVPALLRDAREGLAFVMRQPVLRAGLGCTTTVNFFTFLAGTGMVVLFADRELGLSPAAIGLTLGIGAGGSLVGALTAPRVSRRIGVGRSVTVGAVLFPAPFALAAIAGGPAWAAAGLLAAAYFLVGMGVMWFDVNLNSLQAVVTPDALRSRVVGAYSTVNYGIRPLGALAGGALATAFGLRVTLVTVAVGGVLSVLWLLPSPIPGIRSLETGPWHGTAEPPTPTRESGSPGHPARTDQGDSRRTTSRDARGA encoded by the coding sequence ATGACACGCGAAGCGGGGCGGGCCTCCTTGTGGCGTGATCCGCGCTTCGTCCGGTGCTGGGCCAGCAGCGCCGTCTCACAGTTCGGCGACCGGGTCTCCGAGGTCGCGGTGCCGCTGATCGCGGTCGGGCTGCTGGACGCCTCGGTCGGGCAGGTGGCCTGGCTCACCGCACTTGCCTGGGCGCCGAACCTGCTCGCCCTGGTCCTGGGGGCGTGGGTCGACGGCCGGCCCCACAAGCGGCGGCTGCTCGTCGTCACCGACTTGGTACGGGCGGTCGTACTACTGTCCCTGCCCCTCGCGTATCTGTGGGACGCCCTCACGCTCGGTCAGCTGTACGCGGTGGCGCTGCTGACCGGTTTCGCGGGCGTGGTGGCCGGGTGCGCCTGGATGCCGCTGTTCGCACGGCTCGTGCCGAGTTCGTCCTACGTCGATGCCAACAGCAAGTTCAGCGCGGCCCGTTCGGCCTCCTTCATCGCCGGTCCCGCGGCGGGCGGCGGGCTCGTCCAGGCACTCGGCGCGCCGGTCGCCGTGGTCGCGGACGCCGTCTCCTTCCTGGTCTCCGCGCTGCTGCTGAACCGGGTCGTGGTCGACGAGCCCGCACCCGCCGACCGGACCGGTGCCGTCGTGCCCGCGTTGCTGCGTGACGCCCGCGAGGGCCTGGCCTTCGTCATGCGGCAGCCGGTACTGCGGGCGGGCCTCGGGTGCACCACGACCGTCAACTTCTTCACCTTCCTCGCGGGCACCGGCATGGTCGTACTGTTCGCCGACCGCGAGCTCGGGCTGTCCCCGGCCGCCATCGGGCTGACCCTCGGCATCGGGGCGGGCGGCTCCCTCGTCGGGGCGCTGACCGCTCCGCGGGTGTCGAGGCGGATCGGGGTGGGGCGGTCCGTCACCGTCGGGGCCGTACTGTTCCCGGCGCCTTTCGCCCTGGCCGCGATCGCCGGTGGGCCGGCCTGGGCGGCCGCCGGGCTCCTGGCTGCCGCGTACTTCCTGGTCGGCATGGGCGTCATGTGGTTCGACGTCAACCTCAACTCGCTGCAGGCCGTGGTGACTCCGGATGCCCTGCGCAGCCGTGTGGTGGGCGCCTACAGCACCGTCAACTACGGCATCCGCCCCCTCGGCGCCCTCGCCGGTGGCGCGCTGGCCACGGCCTTCGGACTCCGGGTGACCCTCGTGACGGTCGCCGTCGGCGGGGTGCTGTCCGTGCTGTGGCTGCTGCCGTCGCCGATACCCGGGATCCGGTCCCTGGAGACCGGACCGTGGCACGGAACGGCCGAACCGCCCACTCCCACAAGGGAGTCGGGCTCGCCCGGCCACCCCGCGCGGACGGACCAGGGGGACTCCCGCCGCACCACATCCCGCGATGCCCGGGGCGCGTGA
- a CDS encoding MFS transporter, which yields MAYEARRDGESDGRTATPPSDDKPRPLWRQRDFAVFWAAQTLSVLGDSFALIALPLLVLEATGSLARMGLLTAVGGAAAVVAAVFAGVVVDRVDRRRLLIGCDLVRLVLYGVIPVVWLLGPQVWLLYAVLPLCEAVGTLFAVGYVTVVRSLVGTGQLTEANGRLNATAAAAGVLGPLCAGMVAAWTGPAAAVGVNAVSFGVSALCTAFVRFRARPVAADGERTGLWRDLRTGATFLRGHPVLRALTALLFVFSFLTFGLNDLIIYHLKHDLGHGDGTVGTVMAVGALGTITGALLVARARRRLGFGVTWSAAVAVCGLAFAGMGWARDVPVVAALSAAFLACVAVAGTCSMSLRQEVTPEPLLGRVTAAFWTLHYSAAPIGAAVLTWAAEHQGTAPVGVAAGACCVLIAITAALFTPVRRA from the coding sequence ATGGCGTACGAGGCGCGGCGTGACGGAGAGTCCGATGGCCGTACGGCTACCCCACCGTCCGACGACAAGCCGCGCCCGCTGTGGCGGCAACGGGACTTCGCCGTCTTCTGGGCCGCCCAGACCCTCTCCGTCCTCGGCGACTCCTTCGCCCTGATCGCCTTGCCCCTGCTGGTGCTGGAGGCCACGGGCTCCCTCGCCCGGATGGGGCTGCTGACGGCGGTGGGCGGCGCGGCCGCGGTCGTGGCGGCGGTGTTCGCCGGGGTCGTGGTGGACCGGGTCGACCGACGTCGGCTGCTGATCGGCTGTGACCTGGTACGCCTGGTGCTGTACGGCGTGATCCCGGTGGTCTGGCTGCTCGGGCCGCAGGTCTGGCTGCTGTACGCGGTCCTGCCGCTGTGCGAGGCCGTCGGCACACTGTTCGCCGTCGGCTACGTCACCGTCGTACGGAGTCTCGTCGGGACCGGGCAACTGACCGAGGCCAACGGGCGGTTGAACGCGACCGCGGCGGCGGCCGGCGTCCTGGGCCCGCTGTGCGCGGGCATGGTGGCCGCGTGGACCGGACCGGCCGCCGCCGTCGGGGTGAACGCCGTGAGCTTCGGGGTGTCGGCGCTGTGCACGGCCTTCGTACGGTTCCGGGCGCGGCCCGTCGCAGCCGACGGCGAACGCACCGGTCTGTGGCGGGACTTGCGCACCGGGGCGACCTTCCTGCGCGGCCACCCCGTGCTGCGTGCGCTCACCGCGCTGCTGTTCGTCTTCAGCTTCCTCACCTTCGGCCTGAACGACCTGATCATCTACCACCTCAAGCACGACCTGGGCCACGGCGACGGCACGGTCGGCACCGTCATGGCCGTCGGCGCCCTCGGAACGATCACCGGCGCCCTGCTGGTGGCCCGGGCCCGCCGCCGGCTCGGCTTCGGCGTGACCTGGTCGGCCGCGGTCGCGGTGTGCGGGCTCGCCTTCGCCGGCATGGGCTGGGCGCGGGACGTGCCCGTCGTCGCGGCCCTGAGCGCCGCCTTCCTGGCCTGCGTCGCCGTGGCGGGCACCTGCTCCATGTCCCTGCGCCAGGAGGTCACCCCGGAACCGCTCCTGGGCCGGGTCACCGCCGCCTTCTGGACCCTGCACTACTCGGCGGCCCCGATCGGCGCGGCCGTCCTCACCTGGGCCGCCGAACACCAGGGCACGGCCCCGGTCGGCGTGGCCGCCGGCGCGTGCTGCGTGCTGATCGCGATCACGGCGGCCCTGTTCACCCCCGTCCGGCGGGCCTGA
- a CDS encoding ArsR/SmtB family transcription factor, with amino-acid sequence MQSDNRFGDMEITDPKAMRALAHPVRLAILERLQRHGPATATQLSPHVGATPSVASWHLRHLAGFGLVRDAVEGGADRRERRWEAVARGFRFETPEDEDGRAAAQLLAGEMFARTADLPMRWLTETGPGLEQEWVGKVVANNTRIVVTADELAALKDAMEELLAPYVTRDPARRPQDGRGVRVLLYALPEAADGTDDDGTTA; translated from the coding sequence ATGCAGTCCGACAATCGCTTCGGCGATATGGAGATCACCGATCCGAAGGCCATGCGGGCGCTCGCGCACCCTGTACGGCTGGCCATCCTGGAACGCCTCCAGCGGCATGGTCCGGCCACCGCCACTCAGTTGTCCCCGCACGTCGGGGCGACACCGTCCGTGGCGAGCTGGCACCTGCGGCATCTCGCGGGCTTCGGGCTGGTCCGGGACGCCGTCGAAGGCGGGGCGGACCGGCGGGAGCGGCGCTGGGAGGCGGTGGCGCGCGGGTTCCGGTTCGAGACGCCCGAGGACGAGGACGGGCGGGCCGCGGCCCAGTTGCTCGCCGGGGAGATGTTCGCCCGTACCGCCGACCTTCCGATGCGCTGGCTCACCGAGACCGGTCCCGGACTGGAGCAGGAGTGGGTGGGCAAGGTTGTCGCGAACAACACCCGGATCGTGGTCACCGCCGATGAACTCGCCGCTCTCAAGGACGCGATGGAAGAGCTCCTCGCGCCGTACGTCACCCGCGATCCCGCGCGGCGACCGCAGGACGGCAGGGGCGTGCGGGTGCTCCTGTACGCCTTGCCGGAGGCGGCCGACGGCACCGACGACGACGGCACGACCGCATGA
- a CDS encoding TetR/AcrR family transcriptional regulator, which translates to MSPRAGLTADRLTEAAADLADEIGFENITLTALAKRFGVKDASLYSHVRSLQDLRTRLALLAGGEMIDRIAVAVAGRAGKDALVAFAGAYRAYAQERPGRYAATQIRIDQSLIAGTPALHRTAEITYGMLRAYGLAEPDLTDAVRLLRATFHGYCALESAGGFGAPRDVRKSWDRAVDALHVALENWPQEESTDD; encoded by the coding sequence ATGAGCCCCCGCGCAGGCCTCACCGCCGACCGCCTCACCGAGGCCGCCGCCGACCTCGCCGACGAGATCGGCTTCGAGAACATCACCCTGACCGCCCTCGCCAAACGCTTCGGCGTGAAGGACGCGAGCCTGTACTCGCATGTCAGGAGCCTCCAGGACCTGCGCACCCGGCTCGCCCTGCTCGCCGGCGGCGAGATGATCGACCGGATCGCCGTCGCGGTGGCGGGGCGGGCCGGCAAGGACGCGCTGGTCGCCTTCGCCGGCGCCTACCGGGCGTACGCGCAGGAGCGGCCGGGGCGGTACGCGGCCACACAGATCCGGATCGACCAGTCGCTGATCGCCGGCACCCCCGCGCTCCACCGCACCGCCGAGATCACCTACGGCATGCTCCGGGCCTACGGCCTCGCCGAACCCGATCTCACCGACGCGGTACGCCTGTTGCGCGCCACCTTCCACGGTTACTGCGCCCTGGAGTCCGCGGGCGGCTTCGGCGCCCCCCGCGACGTACGGAAGTCCTGGGACAGGGCGGTCGACGCCCTGCACGTGGCACTCGAGAACTGGCCCCAAGAGGAGAGCACAGATGACTGA
- a CDS encoding ABC transporter permease: MNGMRIAWRVTRLNFRAQLEYRTEFLLMIAIGAIWQVSVIVFATVLLTRFTGMGGWDSSEVLLIPATRMLAHALFVLLLGRVHGAGRQIQEGRIDIYLTRPMPVYRQLQLAFFPTNAIGDLTVAVGLMVGALSRSHLDWTPGRISYLIAAIVGGMFLEAALFTAITCAGLRFPAADYWSRWLEELLGTFGSYPLNVLPKAVGGLLTYGLPLAFVAYFPAAVLTGHGHDTGVPYWLAAVSPLLGVVAYLGSRVLWRWSLRHYAGVNG, encoded by the coding sequence GTGAACGGCATGCGGATCGCGTGGCGCGTCACGCGTCTCAACTTCCGTGCCCAGCTGGAGTACCGCACCGAGTTCCTGCTGATGATAGCGATCGGCGCGATCTGGCAGGTGTCGGTGATCGTGTTCGCCACCGTGCTGCTGACCCGGTTCACCGGGATGGGCGGCTGGGACAGCTCGGAGGTCCTGCTGATCCCGGCGACGAGGATGCTCGCGCACGCGCTGTTCGTCCTGCTGCTGGGCCGGGTGCACGGCGCGGGACGGCAGATCCAGGAGGGCAGGATCGACATCTACCTGACCCGCCCGATGCCGGTGTACCGCCAACTCCAGCTGGCCTTCTTCCCCACCAACGCGATCGGCGACCTGACGGTCGCGGTGGGCCTGATGGTCGGCGCGCTGAGCCGCAGCCATCTGGACTGGACACCGGGCCGTATCTCCTACCTGATCGCCGCCATCGTCGGCGGCATGTTCCTGGAGGCGGCCCTCTTCACGGCGATCACCTGCGCCGGCCTGCGCTTCCCGGCCGCGGACTACTGGAGCCGCTGGCTGGAGGAACTCCTCGGCACCTTCGGCAGCTACCCCCTCAACGTCCTCCCGAAGGCGGTCGGCGGCCTCCTCACCTACGGCCTCCCCCTCGCCTTCGTCGCCTACTTCCCGGCAGCGGTCCTGACCGGCCACGGCCACGACACGGGCGTCCCGTACTGGCTGGCGGCGGTGTCGCCGCTGCTGGGGGTGGTGGCGTACCTGGGGTCGCGGGTGCTGTGGCGGTGGAGTCTTCGGCATTATGCGGGGGTGAACGGGTGA
- a CDS encoding zinc ribbon domain-containing protein, producing MHDEVGAVLLAVPGELAVEGGEVRFEKLNIKNMTASAKGTAEQPGKKVRQKAGLNRAILAQGWGLLRQRTEHKAPGRIEDVPAPYTSLRCSACGWIEKKSRKSQADFICVSCGFTCNADENAANNVAAGQGGIPRPRRSAGAGGVTAATGRSSACEPQPTWVGIPLF from the coding sequence GTGCACGACGAAGTAGGCGCCGTACTTCTTGCCGTTCCAGGTGAGTTGGCCGTCGAGGGTGGGGAGGTGCGGTTCGAGAAGCTCAACATCAAGAACATGACCGCCTCCGCCAAGGGGACGGCCGAACAGCCCGGCAAGAAGGTCAGGCAGAAGGCCGGGCTGAACCGGGCGATCCTCGCCCAGGGCTGGGGCCTGCTCCGGCAACGCACCGAACACAAGGCCCCCGGACGCATCGAGGACGTCCCCGCCCCCTACACCTCCCTGCGGTGCAGCGCCTGCGGATGGATCGAGAAGAAGTCGCGCAAGAGCCAAGCCGACTTCATCTGTGTGTCCTGCGGGTTCACCTGCAACGCGGATGAGAACGCAGCAAACAACGTCGCGGCAGGACAGGGCGGGATTCCCCGCCCCCGGCGATCAGCCGGTGCCGGAGGGGTGACAGCGGCCACCGGCCGTTCGAGTGCCTGTGAACCTCAACCCACCTGGGTTGGAATCCCCCTCTTTTAA
- a CDS encoding ABC transporter permease, with translation MAVLHAWRAARVTPLGELHAPPRMTAVLVRLAVQVVLVASLWHGLYAHTGTTAGLTEGQAVTYAVLAVLASRLRELDQYAGRDTVLQHMHFGTIVYWYLRPLPPQRYHALRALGEQVYGFAWALGGYLVCLAAGVVDPPRSAAVAGVFALSLFLGQCVLYFVLLTLDQLCFWTVRNNAAMLILIFAQNLLSGVYAPLWFFPDWFITLSGFLPFQATLSVPLSIYIGRIPLSDAFEQLAIQAFWVVALFLFTRFLWRRAARRVISQGG, from the coding sequence ATGGCCGTCCTGCACGCCTGGCGCGCCGCCCGCGTCACCCCGCTCGGCGAGCTGCACGCACCGCCCCGGATGACGGCCGTGCTGGTCCGCCTGGCCGTCCAGGTGGTGCTGGTGGCCTCCCTGTGGCACGGCCTGTACGCACACACCGGCACCACCGCGGGCCTCACCGAGGGCCAGGCCGTCACGTATGCCGTGCTGGCCGTACTCGCCTCCCGCCTCAGGGAGTTGGACCAGTACGCGGGCCGGGACACCGTGCTCCAGCACATGCACTTCGGCACGATCGTCTACTGGTATCTGCGCCCGCTGCCGCCCCAGCGCTACCACGCTCTGCGCGCGCTGGGCGAGCAGGTGTACGGCTTCGCGTGGGCGCTCGGCGGCTACCTGGTCTGCCTGGCGGCCGGGGTGGTGGACCCGCCCAGGTCGGCAGCCGTGGCAGGGGTGTTCGCGCTGAGCCTGTTCCTGGGCCAGTGCGTCCTGTACTTCGTGCTGCTCACCCTGGACCAGCTGTGCTTCTGGACGGTCCGCAACAACGCGGCGATGCTGATCCTGATCTTCGCGCAGAACCTGCTGTCCGGTGTGTACGCGCCGCTGTGGTTCTTCCCGGACTGGTTCATCACACTGAGCGGATTCCTGCCGTTCCAGGCCACGTTGAGCGTGCCGTTGTCGATCTACATCGGGCGCATCCCGCTCTCCGACGCCTTCGAACAGCTGGCGATCCAGGCGTTCTGGGTGGTGGCGCTCTTCCTGTTCACCCGTTTCCTGTGGCGGCGGGCCGCCCGCCGCGTCATCTCCCAAGGAGGCTGA
- a CDS encoding alpha/beta fold hydrolase: protein MTDLHYDITGHGPLLLLLPGGAGHPMGLGPMTESLAGHFTVVTYDPLGLAHGRLGEPVEDQRVQDWSDGARRVLDATLPEGGSAYVLGTSAGAIAALDLLARHAERLRHVVAHEPPCVGVLPDGARQQAAFREVAEVYRAKGLAAAGALMTAVLEERAAGELPEGQPLSREEELATPMALSLAHVISPFTAYVPEAGPAQARLTVAAGTDSHGQLLYRTAEFLAKAQQADFVEFPGGHLGILQHPVDFADRLTRTLLGTGLRS, encoded by the coding sequence ATGACTGACCTGCACTACGACATCACCGGCCACGGCCCCTTACTGCTGCTGCTCCCCGGCGGCGCCGGACACCCGATGGGCCTCGGCCCGATGACGGAGTCGCTCGCCGGGCACTTCACCGTCGTCACGTACGACCCCCTCGGCCTCGCCCACGGCCGCCTCGGCGAACCCGTCGAGGACCAGCGGGTCCAGGACTGGAGCGACGGTGCGCGGCGGGTGCTCGACGCGACGCTCCCGGAGGGCGGGTCGGCGTACGTCCTCGGCACCAGCGCCGGGGCCATCGCCGCGCTCGATCTGCTCGCCCGGCACGCGGAGCGGCTGCGGCACGTCGTCGCGCACGAGCCGCCGTGTGTGGGGGTGCTGCCGGACGGGGCGCGGCAGCAGGCCGCGTTCCGAGAGGTCGCCGAGGTCTACCGGGCCAAGGGACTCGCGGCGGCGGGCGCCCTGATGACCGCCGTACTGGAGGAGCGGGCGGCGGGGGAGCTTCCGGAGGGCCAACCCCTCAGCCGCGAGGAGGAGTTGGCGACTCCGATGGCCCTCTCCCTGGCGCATGTCATTTCGCCCTTCACGGCGTACGTCCCCGAGGCGGGCCCCGCGCAGGCCCGCCTCACCGTCGCCGCGGGGACCGACTCCCACGGTCAACTCCTGTACCGGACCGCCGAGTTCCTCGCGAAGGCGCAACAGGCCGACTTCGTCGAGTTTCCCGGCGGTCATCTCGGCATCCTCCAGCACCCGGTGGACTTCGCCGACCGGCTCACGCGGACGCTGCTCGGGACCGGCCTGCGGTCATGA
- a CDS encoding ABC transporter ATP-binding protein — protein MPGSIEVRGLSRTFHTTVRRPGLAGTLRSLVNPERVAKHAVSDITFDVAPGELLALLGPNGAGKSTTIKVLTGILTPTSGEARVAGVVPYQDRERNARNIGAVFGQRTQLWWDLPVRESFSILRDIYEVPKAEHAARLKEFDDILELSTFWDTRVRHLSLGQRVRCDLAAALLHDPPVVFLDEPTIGMDVVVKEQVREFLRHQVEERGRTVLLTTHDMTEVERLAERVVLINHGRLVLDGSLDEIRRRFGSTWQVRATLADAHTEVVPLPGIAVLRKEGPQVVFGPESPDGPDSPTVHQALKAVIERYEVTGVAIDEADLEDVMRAAYVHAEPATEAV, from the coding sequence GTGCCCGGAAGCATCGAGGTTCGCGGCCTGTCCCGCACCTTCCACACCACCGTCCGTCGCCCCGGCCTCGCCGGCACCCTTCGCTCCCTGGTCAACCCGGAGCGGGTCGCCAAGCACGCCGTCTCGGACATCACCTTCGACGTGGCACCCGGCGAACTCCTCGCCCTGCTCGGCCCGAACGGCGCCGGCAAGTCCACCACCATCAAGGTGCTCACCGGCATCCTCACGCCCACCTCCGGCGAGGCCCGGGTGGCGGGCGTGGTGCCGTACCAGGATCGCGAACGCAACGCCCGTAACATCGGCGCGGTGTTCGGGCAGCGCACCCAGCTGTGGTGGGACCTGCCGGTGCGCGAGTCGTTCTCGATCCTCAGGGACATCTACGAGGTGCCGAAGGCCGAACACGCCGCGCGCCTCAAGGAGTTCGACGACATCCTGGAACTCTCCACGTTCTGGGACACCCGGGTGCGCCATCTCTCCCTCGGCCAACGGGTGCGCTGCGACCTGGCCGCCGCGCTGCTGCACGATCCGCCGGTCGTCTTCCTCGACGAGCCGACCATCGGCATGGACGTGGTGGTCAAGGAGCAGGTGCGGGAGTTCCTGCGCCACCAGGTGGAGGAGCGCGGCCGTACGGTCCTGCTGACCACCCACGACATGACCGAGGTCGAGCGGCTCGCCGAGCGGGTCGTCCTGATCAACCACGGCAGGCTGGTCCTCGACGGCAGCCTCGACGAGATCCGCCGCAGGTTCGGGTCCACCTGGCAGGTCCGCGCTACCTTGGCCGACGCGCACACGGAGGTCGTCCCGCTGCCGGGGATCGCGGTGCTGCGCAAGGAGGGGCCCCAGGTCGTGTTCGGCCCCGAGAGCCCCGACGGGCCGGACTCCCCCACCGTGCACCAGGCCCTGAAGGCGGTCATCGAGCGGTACGAGGTGACGGGCGTCGCCATCGACGAGGCCGACCTCGAAGACGTGATGCGGGCGGCCTACGTCCACGCGGAACCCGCGACCGAGGCGGTCTGA